Proteins encoded in a region of the Balaenoptera musculus isolate JJ_BM4_2016_0621 chromosome 21, mBalMus1.pri.v3, whole genome shotgun sequence genome:
- the TRIML2 gene encoding probable E3 ubiquitin-protein ligase TRIML2, translating to MSKRLCSQLEQEIPEDARCQIHLEPPQLFCHDDQITLCDKYFTSQEQKNPVVYGVQEAAENYRKLFQEILNTLKEKLEVAKSILADEQERMVMMQEEEQNFKAMIESEYRIRFGLLIEENKVNFQSPQGCGFNLNLREASQNQLMEFATKLKEKFQEILQRLNCLGRENMSKLRESEVRLSEQICSLQKITTELEKKCGQSASALLQNARYSLERSESLLLQCLEPAQITDLSLCQITGMSKMLEVLQRPVTLDPETAHPCLVLSEDLRSVRLRNVQQEVPSRPERFDFSATVLGVERFTSGRHYWEVDVEKATQWQLGVRRSSASRSASGDKVLFTGSMMGTDYTFWAFPPLKRVSLREQMHRVGVFLDYEYGQISFYDVTKRSLIYNFSYLAFQGALRPVFSLCISNGGMNSDSLSICLPHVSSCNGTLSPQSSLV from the exons ATGTCCAAAAGGCTCTGCTCCCAGTTAGAGCAAGAAATCCCGGAAGATGCCCGCTGTCAGATACATCTGGAGCCACCACAGCTGTTCTGCCATGATGACCAAATCACGCTTTGTGACAAGTACTTCACGTCCCAGGAGCAGAAGAATCCCGTGGTATATGGAGTACAAGAGGCTGCTGAGAATTATAGG AAGTTATTCCAGGAGATATTGAACACATTGAAGGAGAAACTTGAAGTAGCTAAAAGCATATTGGCTGATGAGCAAGAAAGAATGGTGATGATGCAG GAAGAAGAGCAGAATTTTAAAGCGATGATTGAGTCTGAATATAGGATAAGGTTCGGGTTGCTGattgaagaaaacaaagtgaaCTTCCAGAGCCCGCAGGGGTGCGGATTCAACCTGAACTTGAGAGAAGCCAGTCAGAACCAACTGATGGAGTTTGCCACAAAGCTAAAGGAGAAGTTCCAGGAAATACTACAG AGACTGAACTGTTTGGGGAGAGAGAACATGAGTAAACTGAGGGAGAGTGAAGTCAGGCTCTCTGAACAGATCTGCAGTCTCCAGAAGATCACCACAGAGCTGGAGAAGAAGTGTGGGCAATCTGCCTCAGCGTTGCTCCAG AATGCAAGATATTCTTTGGAAAG GAGTGAGTCACTACTGCTTCAGTGTCTAGAGCCCGCCCAAATCACAGACCTGAGTTTATGCCAAATAACAGGAATGAGCAAAATGCTAGAAGTGCTGCAAA GACCTGTAACTTTGGACCCTGAAACAGCTCATCCCTGTCTGGTCTTATCTGAGGATCTGAGAAGTGTGAGGCTCAGAAATGTGCAGCAGGAGGTACCCAGTCGCCCAGAGAGATTTGACTTCAGCGCCACTGTGTTGGGTGTGGAGCGCTTCACCTCAGGGCGGCACTACTGGGAGGTGGATGTGGAAAAGGCAACACAGTGGCAGCTGGGCGTACGCAGAAGCTCTGCCAGCAGAAGTGCTTCCGGAGATAAGGTCTTATTCACAGGATCCATGATGGGAACTGATTATACTTTCTGGGCCTTCCCCCCTTTAAAAAGGGTTTCCTTGAGAGAGCAGATGCACAGAGTTGGCGTTTTCCTGGACTATGAGTATGGGCAGATATCCTTCTATGATGTGACAAAGAGATCCCTCATCTACAATTTCTCTTATCTCGCCTTCCAAGGAGCTCTCAGGcctgtattttctctttgtatttcaaaTGGAGGCATGAATTCAGACTCTCTGAGCATCTGCCTCCCTCACGTTTCTTCTTGTAATGGTACTCTTAGCCCTCAATCTTCTTTGGTGTGA